The Pochonia chlamydosporia 170 chromosome 1, whole genome shotgun sequence genome window below encodes:
- a CDS encoding bZIP transcription factor domain-containing protein, which yields MRQWDGGDFIIVPAVFRYGPRRQATRTGTLVWIITPSCLSTAITALAIVKYLSVYRTTIPLNEHRLSQGENNMTAIGPFIDKLPGSDLMISEQATFFPKSNDLSEFEVCLPYFVAIGPELAWSSQCLASGRFDCYPDPSCYQETGIESNGDHIPDNARVGPTESHINAMVPFEDPSSPISQSISGGKTEDGQSHTNTLAPTRRCRQTTEKVTGTCRGSHTVASNDKPKRPVKKSASLERNRKSAIKSRRRNKEWEQKLATKKGILEARHSALRAEYGNLLRETLELKNDLIRHAGCHDDKVDAWIGGAAEKFARRQSGAKEDVFLEKEYPSNNHCKKGPASAFVNEVVSFGSQQVHLVINNCSLFRPSSRTVVVVKRGHKQVYAARLLLH from the coding sequence ATGCGTCAATGGGACGGTGGCGACTTTATCATTGTTCCAGCGGTCTTCCGATACGGTCCGCGACGCCAGGCAACCCGGACTGGAACTCTAGTCTGGATCATAACCCCTTCGTGTCTGTCTACAGCAATCACGGCCCTCGCAATAGTAAAGTACTTGTCCGTGTACCGAACGACGATACCGTTGAACGAACACAGACTTTCTCAAGGAGAAAACAATATGACAGCTATCGGACCGTTCATTGACAAATTACCTGGGTCGGACCTCATGATATCAGAACAAGCGACTTTCTTCCCAAAGAGCAATGATCTGTCAGAGTTTGAGGTCTGCCTTCCCTACTTCGTGGCGATAGGGCCAGAGCTGGCTTGGTCATCTCAATGTCTCGCCAGTGGCAGATTTGACTGCTACCCAGACCCGTCCTGCTATCAAGAGACTGGTATTGAGAGCAACGGGGACCATATCCCAGACAACGCGCGCGTTGGGCCTACAGAATCCCATATAAACGCGATGGTTCCTTTTGAGGACCCCTCATCTCCAATATCGCAGTCTATTTCAGGTGGCAAAACAGAAGATGGGCAGTCACATACGAACACACTGGCACCAACCAGGCGTTGCCGGCAAACCACAGAAAAAGTGACCGGAACATGTCGCGGCAGCCATACTGTCGCATCTAACGACAAACCGAAAAGACCCGTGAAAAAAAGCGCAAGTCTTGAGCGTAACCGTAAATCAGCAATAAAGTCTCGAAGGAGAAACAAGGAGTGGGAGCAGAAGCTCGCAACCAAGAAAGGTATTCTTGAGGCCAGGCACAGCGCTCTCAGGGCAGAGTACGGAAATCTGTTGAGAGAAACATTGGAGTTGAAGAATGACCTTATTAGGCACGCGGGATGTCATGATGACAAGGTTGACGCCTGGATCGGCGGTGCAGCCGAGAAGTTTGCCCGAAGGCAAAGCGGCGCCAAGGAGGACGTTTTTCTCGAAAAGGAGTATCCGTCAAATAATCACTGTAAGAAGGGCCCCGCTTCCGCTTTCGTCAACGAAGTTGTTTCATTTGGTAGTCAGCAAGTTCATCTTGTGATTAACAATTGCTCTCTTTTTAGGCCATCAAGCCGAACTGTCGTTGTCGTGAAGCGCGGGCACAAGCAAGTATATGCGGCTAGATTACTTTTGCACTGA
- a CDS encoding thioredoxin reductase (similar to Metarhizium robertsii ARSEF 23 XP_011411420.1), translating into MATPVSLHNQRFWTPSSHVHMNYSGSKRLSAAQQQSSPSPDRAEKPSRKPSSRSSSHVVDDQTAKTVEIISIPSDEESDVEGDSHDNEPQERLTHVSYRSNPASILRQGSMMPVCTKSPRMLTWDECTGAVDNHEASADGVFQERTMDTAHASPSPRARSVVRDEDADSEQTSASSGRQFSAGLHYTPRQIEKAPTSKSLSNTADNSEHAHPDDTLPSVEAFAASAKEQAGDTHRVGEHNRQTNRDDGHEGVGAPSSPSAPTYQAAPRSLSPASAQSTTSSAASPFHSPRTPGSTRASTPAVSQQANMSFKNLSCDLEPMQISSSQLATEDVMNTLGDPSPVPPQLPDSSDVEPNIHVQINGKNMESRSGLSLSQRRTQPTAINEKSQWRHRDDSHRQDGVRSQSDTEYCPSSTDDENQDDDRQDSDEDGVFQQDSRKRRKSGRPSVRPRWPSKRHCPDTSTRERRPRDMLPSDISPPSTDCIDGVRAEFEEWALHNVRLKRTIVNDRATFQLQFDWDLCMKHGHVVHPRSKRGQKPGPSARARFTQEEDCLLIQLKEELKLSWADIHARFSGRFAWRSKEALQVRYCTKLKCRG; encoded by the exons ATGGCAACTCCTGTTTCACTTCATAACCAGCGCTTTTGGACTCCGTCATCGCACGTCCACATGAACTATTCTGGCAGCAAACGGCTGTCCGCCGCCCAACAGCAGAgttctccatcaccagaTAGAGCTGAGAAGCCGTCACGTAAACCATCGTCACGGTCAAGCAGTCATGTGGTCGACGATCAGACGGCGAAAACGGTTGAGATTATATCAATACCATCCGATGAGGAATCTGATGTGGAGGGTGACAGCCATGATAATGAGCCGCAGGAAAGACTCACGCATGTGTCTTACCGGTCAAACCCAGCGAGCATCCTTCGTCAAGGTAGCATGATGCCTGTATGCACAAAAAGCCCCAGAATGTTGACTTGGGATGAATGCACTGGAGCCGTTGACAATCACGAAGCATCAGCCGATGGAGTTTTCCAAGAAAGGACCATGGACACTGCTCAtgcttcgccttctcctCGGGCTAGATCCGTGGTgcgagatgaggatgctgaCAGCGAGCAGACATCAGCTTCTTCCGGGCGACAATTTTCTGCGGGCCTTCATTACACCCCGAGGCAAATTGAGAAGGCACCAACCAGCAAATCTCTTTCAAACACTGCCGACAACTCTGAGCACGCACATCCGGACGATACTCTTCCATCAGTCGAGGCTTTTGCGGCATCTGCCAAGGAACAGGCTGGAGACACACATCGTGTTG GCGAGCACAATAGACAGACTAACCGCGATGACGGTCATGAAGGTGTCGGTGCTCCATCTTCTCCCTCAGCGCCCACATACCAAGCAGCTCCTCGGAGCCTAAGCCCGGCTTCCGCGCAGTCTACAACTTCCTCTGCGGCTAGTCCCTTTCATTCGCCACGGACGCCTGGATCAACTCGAGCCTCAACACCGGCAGTATCGCAACAGGCTAACATGTCATTCAAGAACCTGTCATGCGATCTGGAGCCTATGCAGATAAGCTCCTCTCAATTAGCAACTGAGGATGTTATGAACACGCTTGGAGATCCATCTCCGGTGCCGCCTCAACTTCCGGATAGCTCTGATGTCGAACCGAACATACATGTACAGATCAATGGCAAGAATATGGAATCGCGGTCGGGCTTGTCCCTTTCTCAACGGCGAACCCAACCTACGGCAATAAACGAAAAATCGCAGTGGCGCCACAGGGACGATTCACATAGGCAAGACGGTGTCCGTAGCCAGAGCGACACAGAATACTGCCCTTCATCAACAGACGATGAAAACCAGGATGACGACCGTCAGGATAGTGACGAAGATGGAGTATTTCAACAGGATTCACGCAAGCGCCGTAAATCCGGTCGCCCCTCTGTTAGACCCAGGTGGCCTAGTAAACGGCACTGTCCTGATACCTCGACCAGGGAACGTCGGCCACGGGACATGCTCCCCTCTGATATATCGCCCCCCTCAACCGACTGTATCGACGGTGTAAGAGCGGAGTTTGAAGAATGGGCCTTGCACAATGTCCGGCTAAAGCGTACCATTGTTAACGACAGAGCAACGTTCCAGTTACAGTTCGACTGGGACTTGTGCATGAAACACGGCCACGTAGTGCACCCGAGGTCAAAGAGAGGTCAGAAGCCAGGACCCAGCGCGAGAGCAAGGTTTACACAGGAGGAGGActgccttctcatccaatTGAAAGAAGAACTCAAACTTTCGTGGGCAGACATTCATGCACGGTTTAGCGGCAGATTCGCATGGCGTTCAAAAGAGGCTCTTCAGGTTCGTTACTGCACCAAGTTGAAGTGTCGTGGGTGA
- a CDS encoding AMP-binding enzyme (similar to Neosartorya fischeri NRRL 181 XP_001266105.1) has translation MAPAKDPAALQLELGATPPPGSPYGVPVPGTERPGRSAVYRGWRFRDRELLTTFDPDVRSIHDLFEVSARKRSNKRCMGTRQWNPATQTWGDKFEWMTYAEVAERRKNFGAGLVEIHKRIGYPKDKYGVGVWSQNRPEWQIADLGASSQSLYTVSLYETLGPDATEYIINHAELPSVVCSLPHISKLIKLAPRIPSLKLIVSMDPIEHGELPGLSKADVLNDLAAQHGIKVYSMAEVEKIGLESGRPMRPASWDDVATINYTSGTTGAPKGVVLTHGNAVSANAAARLGGHVKESDVHMSYLPLAHIYGRLIDHIALSEGAAVGFFRGDVLGLVDDLKILKPTGFISVPRLFNRFNSAIRTATVEAEGFKGALSRHVVNSKKAAMKAPPGQASNTHFFWDRIWTRKVRAAVGLDNAHTMISGSAQLDPDVQEFLRAAFANTFQQGWGMTETYATGTVQMSGDFSTGNVGPPMGDVELCLESVPEFDYTVDDKPNPRGELLVRGPAIFKEYYKNEEETKKVLEADGWFHTGDICEIDKLGRFKIIDRKKNVLKLSQGEYISPERIENVYSANTNLINMGYVHGDAKESTLVAIFGVDPENFPAWASKVLGRTVSADASDLRAAAKDPKVRQAFLKILDNIGRKHKFNSFEKVRGVYLDVEPFTIDNELLTPTLKLKRPQAAKKFRAEIDAMYAEINSAQPAGSAKL, from the exons ATGGCTCCCGCCAAAGATCCCGCCGCGCTCCAGCTCGAGCTGGGTGCCACTCCTCCCCCAGGCTCTCCTTATGGTGTTCCCGTTCCTGGGACTGAGCGACCTGGCCGCAGTGCCGTCTACCGAGGCTGGAGATTCCGCGATAGAGAGCTCCTGACTACCTTTGATCCTGATGTCCGCTCCATTCATGATCTGTTCGAGGTCTCTGCTCGCAAGCGGTCCAACAAGCGATGCATGGGCACTCGTCAATGGAACCCTGCGACGCAGACTTGGGGAGACAAGTTTGAGTGGATGACCTATGCCGAAGTTGCTGAGCGACGTAAGAACTTCGGCGCTGGTCTTGTCGAGATTCACAAGCGCATCGGTTATCCCAAGGACAAGTACGGCGTTGGTGTTTGGTCCCAGAACCGTCCCGAGTGGCAAATTGCTG ATCTCGGCGCTTCTTCCCAGTCGCTCTATACCGTGTCCCTCTACGAGACCCTCGGCCCCGACGCAACTGAATATATCATCAACCATGCCGAACTCCCCAGTGTAGTCTGCTCGCTTCCTCACATCTCCAAGCTGATTAAGCTTGCGCCGCGCATTCCATCCCTCAAGCTCATTGTATCCATGGACCCCATTGAGCATGGTGAGCTTCCTGGACTGTCTAAGGCCGACGTTTTGAACGACCTCGCTGCTCAGCACGGCATCAAGGTCTACTCCATGGCCGAGGTTGAGAAGATTGGTCTTGAATCTGGCCGCCCCATGCGCCCTGCCAGCTGGGATGATGTTGCTACTATCAACTACACTTCTGGTACTACGGGTGCTCCCAAGGGTGTCGTTCTTACGCATGGAAATGCTGTCTCTGCCAACGCTGCCGCTCGTCTGGGCGGCCATGTCAAGGAGTCGGATGTTCACATGTCATACCTGCCGCTGGCCCATATCTATGGTCGTCTCATTGACCATATCGCCCTGTCGGAGGGTGCTGCCGTGGGTTTCTTCCGCGGTGATGTCTTGGGCCTCGTCGACGACCTGAAGATTCTCAAGCCTACCGGCTTCATCTCCGTCCCTCGTCTCTTTAACCGATTCAACTCGGCCATTCGCACTGCTACTGTGGAGGCTGAAGGCTTCAAGGGTGCTCTTTCAAGACATGTCGTCAACtccaagaaggctgccatgAAGGCTCCCCCTGGTCAAGCTTCCAACACCCACTTCTTCTGGGACAGAATCTGGACCCGCAAGGTCAGAGCCGCTGTTGGCCTTGACAACGCCCACACCATGATTAGTGGTAGCGCCCAACTTGATCCCGATGTTCAAGAGTTCCTCCGTGCAGCTTTTGCCAACACCTTCCAGCAAGGCTGGGGTATGACCGAGACCTATGCCACCGGCACGGTGCAGATGTCCGGCGACTTCTCTACTGGCAACGTCGGCCCCCCTATGGGTGACGTTGAGCTGTGCCTTGAGTCTGTGCCTGAGTTTGACTATACCGTCGACGATAAGCCTAACCCTCGCGGCGAGCTCCTGGTCAGAGGCCctgccatcttcaaagaGTACTACAAGAACGAGGAGGAGACCAAGAAGGTCCTGGAAGCCGATGGTTGGTTCCACACTGGTGATATTTGCGAGATTGACAAGCTTGGTCGCTTTAAGATTATCGATCGTAAGAAGAACGTCTTGAAGTTGTCCCAGGGCGAGTACATCTCCCCCGAGCGCATTGAGAACGTCTACtcggccaacaccaacctgATCAACATGGGCTACGTCCACGGCGACGCCAAGGAGTCTACCCttgttgccatctttggtgttgaccCCGAGAACTTCCCCGCCTGGGCCAGCAAGGTCTTGGGACGCACTGTTTCTGCTGATGCCAGCGACCTGCgcgctgctgccaaggaccCCAAGGTTCGACAGGCTTTCCTCAAGATTCTCGACAACATTGGCCGCAAGCACAAGTTCAACAGCTTCGAGAAGGTCCGAGGTGTCTACTTGGATGTGGAGCCCTTTACCATTGACAATGAGCTCCTGACCCCTAC gctcaagctcaagaGACCgcaagctgccaagaagTTCCGTGCAGAAATAGACGCCATGTACGCTGAGATCAACAGCGCCCAGCCTGCTGGCTCGGCTAAGCTGTAA